In Asanoa sp. WMMD1127, one genomic interval encodes:
- a CDS encoding ricin-type beta-trefoil lectin domain protein, which yields MRRHRRLAALGAVVLAGLLVGGAAVVLRAPSATALANGVARVPPMGWNSWNNFGCNINESLIRQTADALVASGMRDLGYQYVVVDDCWFNPNRDSAGNLQGDPTRFPSGMRALGDYLHARGLKFGLYQVPVDKTCAQYFGAYPGATGSQGHEAQDARQFAAWGVDYLKYDWCSPNGTIQDQVATFAKMRDALAATGRPIVYSINPNSIHAKTGPLRNWSDVANLWRTTEDITNAWDTGQSNGYPMGIQNIVNVTVPLADYAGPGGFNDPDMLEVGRGGMSDTEMRSHFALWAMLASPLIAGNDVRSMTSATQTILKNQNLIGINQDSLGLQARQISGDSTRRVLAKRLANGDVAVALFNQSGSAATISTTAAAVGKTGSSFTLRDAWTDATTSTTGAISATVPAHGTVVYRVSGGGTTPSNTGTLVGAGSGRCLDVPQGNTTNGTQPVIWDCNGGANQRWTFDGQTLRALGKCLDAPLNATAGARAQIWDCNGGANQRWTRNADGTVRGAQSGLCLDVDRNLTANGTAVLLWTCTGAVNQRWAFAT from the coding sequence ATGAGACGACACCGCCGGTTGGCCGCGCTCGGGGCCGTCGTGCTGGCCGGCCTGCTCGTGGGGGGAGCGGCCGTGGTCCTGCGGGCGCCCTCCGCCACGGCGCTGGCCAACGGCGTGGCCCGCGTGCCACCCATGGGCTGGAACAGCTGGAACAACTTCGGCTGCAACATCAACGAGTCACTGATCCGGCAGACCGCCGACGCGCTCGTCGCGAGCGGTATGCGCGACCTCGGCTACCAGTACGTGGTGGTCGACGACTGCTGGTTCAACCCCAACCGCGACTCCGCCGGCAACCTGCAAGGCGACCCGACCCGCTTCCCGAGCGGCATGCGGGCGCTCGGCGACTACCTGCACGCCCGGGGACTGAAGTTCGGGCTCTACCAGGTGCCGGTCGACAAGACCTGCGCGCAGTACTTCGGCGCCTATCCGGGCGCGACCGGGAGCCAGGGGCACGAGGCGCAGGACGCGCGGCAGTTCGCCGCCTGGGGCGTCGACTACCTCAAGTACGACTGGTGCTCGCCCAACGGGACCATCCAGGACCAGGTGGCCACGTTCGCCAAGATGCGCGACGCGCTGGCCGCCACGGGCCGGCCGATCGTCTACAGCATCAATCCCAACAGCATCCACGCGAAGACGGGACCGTTGCGCAACTGGAGCGACGTGGCGAACCTCTGGCGCACGACCGAGGACATCACCAACGCCTGGGACACCGGGCAGAGCAACGGATACCCGATGGGGATCCAGAACATCGTCAACGTCACCGTCCCCCTGGCCGACTACGCCGGTCCGGGCGGCTTCAACGACCCGGACATGCTCGAGGTCGGCCGCGGTGGGATGTCCGACACCGAGATGCGCAGCCACTTCGCGCTGTGGGCCATGCTGGCGTCGCCGCTGATCGCGGGCAACGACGTGCGGTCGATGACCTCCGCGACGCAGACGATCCTCAAGAACCAGAACCTGATCGGGATCAACCAGGATTCCCTGGGGCTCCAGGCCCGCCAGATCAGTGGCGACAGCACGCGCCGGGTGTTGGCCAAACGCCTGGCGAACGGGGACGTTGCCGTCGCCCTGTTCAACCAGAGCGGGTCGGCGGCCACCATCTCGACCACTGCCGCGGCAGTGGGTAAGACCGGGTCCTCGTTCACCCTGCGGGACGCGTGGACCGACGCGACCACGAGCACGACCGGCGCGATCAGTGCGACGGTGCCGGCACACGGGACCGTCGTCTACCGGGTGTCCGGCGGCGGGACCACGCCGTCCAACACGGGCACCCTTGTCGGCGCCGGGTCGGGCAGGTGCCTCGACGTGCCGCAGGGCAACACGACCAACGGCACGCAGCCCGTCATCTGGGACTGCAACGGCGGGGCCAACCAGCGGTGGACGTTCGACGGCCAGACCCTCCGGGCGTTGGGCAAGTGCCTGGACGCCCCGCTCAACGCCACGGCCGGGGCCAGAGCGCAGATCTGGGACTGCAACGGCGGGGCCAACCAGCGCTGGACCCGCAACGCGGACGGCACCGTACGCGGCGCGCAGTCCGGTCTCTGTCTCGACGTCGACCGCAACCTGACCGCGAACGGCACCGCGGTGCTCCTGTGGACCTGCACCGGCGCCGTCAACCAACGCTGGGCGTTCGCGACGTGA